One Lusitaniella coriacea LEGE 07157 genomic window carries:
- a CDS encoding CHASE2 domain-containing protein, translated as MLSMWLKLKTSLQQSWGLFAIAPGVAVVIALSSYLGLFDLLERSLRDEFFRLRPAEAIEDRVVIVTIGESDLKAVGDWPIPDAVLAELIEKLREEQPRAIGLDLYRDLPEEPGHQKLIEVFRSTPTLIGVEKVTGNRVDPPPALMELNQVALADLVLDSDQSVRRGLLSLENEESVKTTLSTQMALKYLEAEDIQLEAINAEQQKLKLGKATFTPMRRGEAGYRKTDLGGYQILMNWRGSVSSFATISMSDVLAGNIPANLLRDRAVLIGSTATSTNDFFETPYSRSFDFQPQPPMPGVFIHANLTSQMIRAAMENRSLLYGWSREAQWAWILAWSILGAGGSSWLESSRRGQPGISTSILLIGLSGIGLILIGGSYLAFIGGMLVPVVPPLAALMMGAIITTNTCKQQRLKLTNQELEFANNQLFEHARTLKEKVKERTAELAIAKEKAEVANQAKSSFIANMSHELRSPLNAILGFSQIMTRSQSLSPENQESIGIIARSGEHLLTLINNVLDLSKIEAGKTTLNPKNFDLHRLLDDIHDMFQLKAVEKELQLLVEYLPDVPRYVRTDDVKLRQILINLINNALKFTEEGGVSVRVGIAGMASDNGSITPGEKETVNLTFEIEDTGAGIPPEDLNSLFEAFTQTATGRQAQEGTGLGLPISRKFVQLMGGDMKVSSQEGKGTIFRFDIGVCVVEASDLEEQSSKCRVVALAPNQPDYRILIVDDKPINRQLLVKLLSPLGFSLKEACNGQEAVELWQEWQPHLIWMDIQMPVMDGFIATRTIRAQETEQKTAILALTASILEEERGSVLQAGCDEFLRKPFREEQIFKAMHEYIGVTYVYEDSTTTDSSTTEQNTNKVLNADAIAELPSTLVETLHQAIITSDLNGIAKVLEEVAKENKPLAEVLQQCLYNFEYERVLNLMPASLRT; from the coding sequence ATGCTATCAATGTGGCTCAAACTTAAAACATCACTTCAACAATCCTGGGGTCTGTTCGCGATCGCGCCTGGTGTTGCTGTTGTAATCGCCCTCAGTAGCTATCTGGGATTGTTCGATCTCCTGGAACGCTCCCTACGCGATGAATTCTTCCGCCTTCGTCCTGCTGAAGCAATAGAAGATCGAGTCGTTATTGTTACCATTGGCGAATCCGACCTCAAAGCCGTAGGAGATTGGCCAATTCCCGATGCTGTCCTAGCAGAGTTAATTGAAAAATTACGGGAAGAACAGCCGAGGGCCATCGGTTTAGACCTCTACCGCGATCTCCCTGAAGAGCCGGGTCACCAGAAATTAATTGAGGTTTTTCGCTCAACTCCCACATTAATTGGGGTCGAGAAAGTGACGGGAAATCGCGTCGATCCGCCCCCCGCTCTCATGGAACTCAACCAAGTCGCTCTAGCCGATTTAGTCTTAGATTCCGATCAAAGCGTGCGTCGCGGTTTGCTCTCCTTAGAGAATGAGGAAAGCGTGAAAACGACCTTATCTACGCAAATGGCGTTAAAGTATCTCGAAGCAGAGGATATTCAATTAGAAGCCATTAATGCCGAACAACAAAAATTGAAACTCGGAAAAGCGACTTTTACCCCCATGCGACGCGGCGAAGCGGGTTATCGTAAAACTGACTTGGGCGGCTATCAAATTCTAATGAACTGGCGCGGTTCGGTATCCTCCTTCGCCACCATTTCCATGAGCGATGTTTTAGCAGGAAATATTCCCGCTAATTTGTTGCGCGATCGCGCGGTTTTAATCGGCTCGACTGCTACCAGCACCAACGATTTCTTTGAAACCCCCTACAGTCGCTCCTTTGATTTCCAACCTCAACCGCCCATGCCAGGGGTTTTCATTCACGCCAACCTCACCAGTCAAATGATTCGCGCCGCAATGGAAAATCGCTCGCTCCTTTACGGCTGGTCGCGCGAAGCACAATGGGCATGGATTCTTGCCTGGTCGATTCTGGGTGCGGGAGGAAGTAGTTGGCTCGAAAGTTCCCGTCGCGGACAACCGGGCATTTCAACCAGTATTTTATTAATCGGTCTATCCGGTATCGGTCTGATTCTCATCGGCGGTTCCTACCTTGCCTTTATCGGCGGAATGCTCGTCCCAGTCGTACCGCCCTTAGCCGCACTCATGATGGGTGCGATTATTACAACCAATACCTGCAAACAACAGCGACTCAAACTGACCAACCAAGAACTCGAATTTGCCAACAATCAACTCTTTGAACACGCCAGAACCCTCAAAGAAAAAGTCAAAGAGCGCACTGCCGAACTTGCTATTGCCAAAGAAAAAGCAGAAGTCGCCAACCAAGCCAAAAGCAGTTTCATCGCCAATATGAGCCACGAACTGCGCTCCCCTCTCAACGCGATCCTCGGCTTCTCTCAAATCATGACCCGCTCTCAAAGCCTCTCTCCAGAAAACCAAGAGAGCATTGGCATTATCGCGCGCAGTGGCGAACACCTCCTCACCCTCATTAACAACGTCCTCGATCTCTCCAAAATCGAAGCCGGTAAAACCACCCTCAACCCCAAAAACTTCGATCTCCATCGCCTCCTCGACGATATCCACGATATGTTTCAACTCAAGGCAGTGGAGAAGGAACTGCAATTGTTAGTTGAGTATCTTCCCGATGTTCCCCGCTACGTTCGCACCGATGATGTCAAACTGCGCCAGATATTGATTAATCTGATCAACAACGCCCTTAAATTTACTGAAGAAGGCGGCGTTTCGGTGCGTGTCGGTATTGCAGGAATGGCGAGCGACAATGGAAGTATTACACCTGGAGAGAAAGAAACCGTTAACCTCACCTTTGAAATCGAAGATACGGGAGCGGGAATTCCCCCGGAAGACCTCAACAGCTTATTTGAAGCCTTTACGCAAACCGCAACCGGAAGACAAGCTCAAGAAGGAACGGGTTTAGGATTGCCCATCAGCCGCAAATTCGTTCAACTCATGGGGGGCGACATGAAGGTATCCTCCCAAGAAGGGAAAGGAACGATTTTTAGGTTTGATATTGGCGTTTGCGTTGTCGAGGCAAGCGACTTGGAAGAACAATCGTCGAAATGTCGCGTCGTTGCCCTCGCTCCCAACCAACCCGATTATCGCATTCTGATTGTTGATGACAAACCAATCAATCGTCAATTGTTGGTTAAATTGCTCTCTCCTCTCGGTTTTTCTCTCAAAGAAGCCTGTAACGGTCAAGAGGCGGTGGAGCTTTGGCAAGAGTGGCAACCCCATCTGATTTGGATGGATATTCAAATGCCGGTGATGGATGGTTTTATTGCTACCCGAACGATCCGAGCGCAGGAAACCGAGCAAAAAACGGCAATTCTTGCCCTGACTGCCAGTATTTTAGAGGAAGAACGAGGAAGCGTGCTGCAAGCGGGGTGCGATGAGTTTCTGCGCAAACCGTTTCGGGAGGAGCAGATTTTTAAGGCAATGCACGAATATATCGGCGTTACCTATGTTTACGAAGATTCCACTACAACCGATTCGAGTACCACCGAGCAGAATACGAACAAGGTTTTGAATGCGGACGCGATCGCGGAACTCCCCTCTACATTGGTTGAGACGCTGCACCAAGCTATTATTACATCCGATCTTAATGGCATTGCAAAAGTGCTTGAAGAGGTTGCCAAAGAAAACAAACCCTTGGCAGAGGTTCTTCAGCAGTGTTTGTATAATTTTGAGTACGAACGAGTTCTCAATTTAATGCCCGCTTCGCTCCGAACTTAA
- a CDS encoding pentapeptide repeat-containing protein encodes MSTNESFKTQDLLAQYEEGERNFREIQLPKAKLGRARLNCANLSHANLRKANLDRAHLISANLSSADLHRANLTRATLIDANCDRAHFTGAILIEADLSGAMFGHANLSGAILNEACLVESNFTNARLLDGTQLKGVNLTGAKLARAVMVGANLSAALLIRAVLSEANLSQAILKDATLIRAYLKRINFQGANLAGADLSFADLRQGDLSGANLKGANLEGANLSQVNLTKANLKKANLQEANLSNANLQQAKLTHANLSGTNLLKANLGNADLSQANLCQAGLLFTYLTGANFNRANLKGTNLIGANISEAKLSRGSLGSAILPNSSQFI; translated from the coding sequence ATGAGTACTAATGAATCATTCAAGACCCAGGATCTTCTAGCGCAATATGAAGAAGGAGAGCGAAATTTTCGCGAAATTCAGCTTCCCAAAGCAAAATTAGGTCGCGCTCGTCTCAATTGCGCCAATCTTAGTCATGCCAATCTCCGAAAAGCGAATTTAGATCGCGCACACTTAATTAGCGCCAATTTATCCAGCGCAGACTTGCATCGAGCGAACTTAACTAGAGCAACGTTGATTGATGCCAATTGCGATCGCGCCCATTTTACCGGAGCAATTCTGATTGAAGCCGATCTCAGTGGCGCAATGTTCGGTCATGCCAACCTAAGCGGCGCGATTCTCAACGAAGCGTGCTTAGTAGAAAGTAATTTCACGAACGCTCGACTGCTGGATGGCACTCAACTAAAAGGGGTGAACCTGACCGGAGCAAAACTTGCTCGTGCGGTTATGGTTGGCGCAAACTTGAGTGCGGCGCTATTGATCCGCGCAGTTCTTTCTGAGGCGAATTTGAGTCAGGCAATTCTTAAGGATGCAACCCTGATTCGCGCCTATTTAAAACGAATTAATTTCCAGGGAGCGAATCTAGCTGGAGCGGATCTGAGTTTTGCGGATCTGCGCCAAGGGGATTTGAGTGGTGCCAATCTCAAAGGAGCAAACCTCGAGGGAGCCAATTTAAGTCAGGTCAACTTAACAAAAGCGAACTTAAAGAAAGCCAATTTACAAGAAGCCAATTTGAGTAATGCAAATCTGCAACAAGCTAAATTAACCCATGCCAATTTATCGGGAACCAATTTGCTCAAAGCCAATTTAGGCAATGCGGATTTGTCCCAAGCCAATCTTTGTCAAGCGGGGTTGTTATTTACTTATCTCACGGGAGCCAATTTTAATCGAGCGAATCTCAAGGGAACAAATTTAATCGGCGCAAATATCAGCGAGGCAAAGCTTTCTAGGGGATCGTTAGGGAGTGCGATTCTTCCCAATAGCAGTCAATTTATTTAA
- the speD gene encoding adenosylmethionine decarboxylase, producing the protein MKKVGTHLVVDAWQAPGELLNDPERIRCAIVDAIDAGEATLIDLCVHQFSPHGVTATATLAESHIAIHTWPEHGYFAADLFFCGRGKPQEAMKLLQRALQAKQMQMREIERGFPVPTPEMAANPEAFSHTTEQVAIYSL; encoded by the coding sequence ATGAAAAAAGTGGGAACCCATCTGGTGGTAGATGCGTGGCAAGCACCGGGAGAACTGCTGAATGACCCCGAACGGATTCGCTGCGCGATCGTTGATGCAATTGATGCCGGAGAGGCTACCCTAATCGATCTGTGCGTACACCAATTTAGTCCCCACGGAGTCACGGCGACAGCAACGTTAGCCGAGTCTCACATTGCGATTCACACTTGGCCCGAACACGGTTATTTTGCCGCAGATTTATTCTTTTGCGGTCGCGGAAAACCCCAGGAAGCCATGAAACTTTTACAACGGGCGCTGCAAGCGAAGCAAATGCAAATGAGAGAAATCGAAAGGGGTTTTCCCGTTCCGACACCGGAGATGGCAGCGAACCCAGAAGCCTTCAGCCATACCACCGAGCAAGTGGCTATCTACTCACTTTAA
- a CDS encoding DUF6464 family protein: MLEVVLIFVLALVPFFLGFFLVRKAKRRWQARLRRIRSVASFRARSTMPHAASGDTFDIHDYFIGNLSCRYNARSPYIRCAINPNGPCENCPHYQPRQS, translated from the coding sequence GTGTTAGAGGTCGTCCTAATTTTTGTGTTGGCTTTAGTCCCATTTTTTCTAGGTTTTTTCTTAGTCCGAAAAGCAAAGCGAAGATGGCAAGCAAGGCTCAGGCGTATTCGTTCTGTCGCCTCATTCAGAGCGCGATCGACAATGCCCCATGCTGCGAGCGGCGATACATTTGATATTCACGATTATTTTATCGGTAATTTGAGTTGTCGCTACAATGCCCGCTCCCCTTATATTCGCTGTGCCATCAATCCAAATGGTCCTTGTGAGAATTGTCCCCACTATCAACCGAGACAATCCTGA